The genomic stretch GATTAATAACCTGATCAACACTTTAATTTGTTGTCcttcttattaaattaaaaagaaaaaaaaaaagccttCTGATTCTTTTCTCAAAAAGGCATTTTGTGGTCATGTTGTGGTCCGAACCTAAAATATTGTAAAGAAAAACTCCACCCAACAACCCAATAAAAAGCTCCACCAAAGTGAGGAAAAaagcatcttcttcttcttcttcttcttcaaaagcCATAGTATTGGAACTGTGTAGAGCCATAAGAAGAGCCACTGTTCATCACAAACTGTCCTGATCTTACTGTTCCATTaatgtcttcttcttcttcttcttcttcatgcaaCTCTTCAAGCTACAAAAACCACCAcacatatgacatatatatatatatatatatgcatgcacACACAACAAACTCTTTTACTTAACCAAAgattattattattcataataaacataaacttaattaATATAAGAAGAAAAACCACACTcaaatattacatatatatatatatatatatatacatacccaGAGCTCTTCTTCGTCTTCATCTCTGATTGAACATGCAGCCTTAGGAATCTCACCAGGCTCGTCGTTGCGTGCGAATCTGCCACGTATGCGGGGTCTATTGTCGGCTAGTGTTTTTCGACATGCATACTTTgtatatatacacacaaaaaaGTCAAATTACAAATTAGTCACTCTTATTTAGAATTCAACACGTATATTTATATGAATTTCTTTTGTACGGGCTTACATCTTTTATATTTTCCTATATCCAGGTGAATCAAGATTCTCAGTTAAATTAGTGTATAATGTATCAAATCAATTTAACTGTGATATCTTGTATTAAAATCTAATTTGTTGTGAAATGACAATaacttttttataaataaaatattaaatatgaaGTGTCACAATTATATTGATTTGATACAGTATGAGATACACTAATTTGACAAAAGATTTTGATTCATGGCGAATAGTTTCagcgtaattttttttatgattatgtttattttaattatttatagcatcttacaaatttttaaaaaatcctaaataatttacaatatcaaaaataaaattttgtaaacaTGACTAATTTTTTATACTGATAAAAAACAACATACTTAAAACTAATTTTACATTGtaaattattcttaattttctcaaaatttgtaGATGCCATAGATAACTACCCTACGTACTAACATAAAAATTTGCACTGAAAAAAAATACCTTTTTTTACAATAAAAACACCCTATATATACAAAGCTAAGCAAAAAGATAatgatatttgaaaaaaaaaaaaaagttgatgataaataaagtttctttttcattatttaaCTGTTAATTTTATACATAATAATATATTCTATTACCTTAATAGTCTTGTTGAAGTTTCTTAGAGTTCTTTTGGCTCTGTACTTTGAAATCTTCTCTTTCCTTTCTTCTGCACTGTATCTCCCCACTTTGAAGTTATTAGCTTCCTCCATGAACGAACTCTCTGAAGCTAAAGGACTCGAGAATGATCTCTGGGTTGTTCTAGCTGCTCCGAAATtcttcataaaaaaataaaaatttgatctttatatacatatatatgtatatatatgcatggtatgaagaaaacagaggaaattGATTCTGACCTGTAAATCTCCAGTGCTACAAACCCTTCTCATTTGACCACTTAAGAAACCGTTGTCAATCTCAGGAGAGCTCAAGGCTTGAtgttggtgatgatgatgagttTGAAAATTTGATGACTCCATGAGAGAATCAAACTGAGGTGAGAATGAAAAACCAGGTTTTCCATCAAAGGAGTTACTGCTTAAACTCCTCTGAATATACTTCGTAACATTGTTATCTGATGAAGATGAACAGAGACCACCAAAGTTATTGTTACCATAATAACCATTCTCGAAACCCATTTGACATTCCTCGGTTTTGACACTGAAAGAATCCAAACCAGAGAAATTGATTCCGAACCCATTTGAGAGGTTTTGGTTCTGTAATTGGGTTGTGGTTATTGTTGGAGAGTGATAAAGGTTTAAGCTTTGTAACTTGTGAGATGGAGGAGAAGAAGATGAGAGTATTGAAGAGGAGATTTGGTCGAGAGAATGAGATTCCTCAACTGGGTTTTGCTGAGTTTGATGATTGTTATGGTCTGAGCAAGCTTGGAAAATATCAATGGCGGAATCTGAGAAAGGAGAGAATTCTTCGCTGAAGAACAAGTCTGGTTCCGAAGAAACCACTTCTGCTGGGCTTGAATGATTGAAGAAAGAGCCATCGTATATGAAGAGATCAGAGGACATTGACACCCAAATATTTTTTTGCTTAATTCAAAcccagaaattaaaaaaaaatttatacgaacaaaataaataagaagaagaaaacaaaaacCAAAAGCTCTTGCTTTTTTTTGGTTCTtctgtgatttttttttcttttgggttATTCGAACAAGTGTTGAAATGGTGGCCTGAAAACTGTACTGACAATTTGAGCTCTCATTTACTATTAATGGAGTCTCGAGAAAGAAGACAAAGGaaaactctctctctttctttctctctctaaaatttaGTTCGAAACAATGCAGAGAGAGTTAGTTCAATACTTATGGCTTCAGCAGCTCAtgtcatgtatatatataaaaataaatatatacgaCTTTATATAACTTCCCCAGAATTTCTCATATTTGCAAAATTTACCCCTATAGTTTGTAAAAATGCCAATTTACGTCTACTATTTTGTGAAAAATATCAGTATCATATGAGTCTAATTCTTTTTGGTATTTTAGTCCAAAAGTATCATTCGAAGgtataataagtaataaataacaATGCTAAGTGCCAATCTTATTAATTAtcctaatatttttttaattgaaaaatgaGAACTCCCATGTTATAAGAATTGGGATCTTTAGAcctatttaatataataaatttaCGAAGAAAAAAAGAGACACCTAATTGTTTATGTTAAAATTATAGTGATACATtttgtacaaaaaaaaattacacatTTAAAATGAAATGAAATAATCATTACTACCCCCACTAGTTATATTTGACTTCTATTTTATAACTATTAAGCTtgaattatttttgtttaaaaatatataattttattttggcTCATTATGTTCTTATACATTATCCttcatattttatatttatgCAAGCAATCGTACAAtacacatttatttaattttatttttaaaaaatattatgtttttataATTGTCTTATACatattaaataaataacattatatataaaagaatgacataaatatattaaaaaaaattaactcaaaATATTGTTTGTGGTTTTTTTAaagtattaataataatatgataattttttagaTCATAAACTACATTATTTAAGGTATaaaatattcatgatattattcaaatcacacttcAATGATTGAAGAATAACCTTGCTTATTgttaatagaaaataaatattattttaatttcttatgtagttatcTAATTATGTTATTTGTACACACACAATTGGAGAAAAAACTtgtttaatatgaatatatatttatgtaaattataccatgtttttttaaaaatataaatgataaattttttaataaaaattaatattgcgtattataataacaatatttataatatttaaatttatattaatataattattaaatatttagttttgtattaaatattattattatttatattaaatattattgtaataatgatattttataatatttgaatttatattagtataattaataaatatttaattttaattagtaTTAAAGGTATATTcggttaaatatttataatattttgttaaaattaaaaaaacatgttaaaacaaaaaaaaaaagttaaatacacattttttatgcGAAGAGATTTCTTACAAGTTTTATATAGAGTTATTCGTACtctttttgggtccaaatttGTAAgtatctttttattcttttttttttcaaaataaaataaaaataaaaacaaaatgatgatgtat from Humulus lupulus chromosome 5, drHumLupu1.1, whole genome shotgun sequence encodes the following:
- the LOC133834074 gene encoding uncharacterized protein LOC133834074, which translates into the protein MSSDLFIYDGSFFNHSSPAEVVSSEPDLFFSEEFSPFSDSAIDIFQACSDHNNHQTQQNPVEESHSLDQISSSILSSSSPPSHKLQSLNLYHSPTITTTQLQNQNLSNGFGINFSGLDSFSVKTEECQMGFENGYYGNNNFGGLCSSSSDNNVTKYIQRSLSSNSFDGKPGFSFSPQFDSLMESSNFQTHHHHQHQALSSPEIDNGFLSGQMRRVCSTGDLQNFGAARTTQRSFSSPLASESSFMEEANNFKVGRYSAEERKEKISKYRAKRTLRNFNKTIKYACRKTLADNRPRIRGRFARNDEPGEIPKAACSIRDEDEEELWLEELHEEEEEEEDINGTVRSGQFVMNSGSSYGSTQFQYYGF